In the genome of Pseudanabaena mucicola str. Chao 1806, the window GGGGGTAGATTCTGAAAAGGCTATTTTATCGGGAAATTGGGTCTAAAACCCCGTCCTTCTAGGACGGCTTCGTATTAATCTATGCTATAATATACAGCATAAGATTCTACAAATCGATGTTAGTCCTCGAAGCAAAACTAAGTTGTCTCGCTGAATCAGGAATCCCCGTCACTTCAGTGCGGGGAGTGTCAAGCTCATAAAATAGGGTAGTCCTATTGGTTAAACGCTTAAGCAATCACGATATCTCACATTTGCTGCTTCACCAATACCATTACCCGATTCACCGCATCCTGTAGGAAGACTTTGAGAAACTCATCACGGCGATTCAACTGGAACTGACGCTGCACTACTTCTGCAATACCGCCATCTCCCCAATCACGATCGCGGCTAAAGTATTCGATAAAACTCTTGCCAGCAATACGGGTCAGGTAAGCTGCTGTTACTGATTGAATTGTTGCTTTGAGAACTAAGCCCACCACCGTTAGAGAAATAGCTGTAGTCACAATCTGGACTACACCTTTGACAATACCGAGACTAACTAAGGTTCGAGTGAGGGAATTCGCTAATTCTTTACCGCGCTCAATATTGATTTCACAGCCATACACTCTACCAATTTCCACAACCATCTGGGCGTTGATGGCGGCAGTAGCCAAGAGATCGACAACGGGCAAAGGTGTGGCAAATACCGCTCCGACTACTAGCCATTGAAACTTCTCAACAACTTTTTCAGCTTCTGCTTGTTGCTGTTGTGCAAGAACCTCACGAGTTTCTTCTGTTAGCCTTTGTGATCGCAATAACACATTATCGGCAACTAGCTCATCACCTTCATAGCTGAGAATATCGAGAATCCGCGCCAGCAATGGTTGAATTTTGGGCTTAGGTGTGACGACTTCGCCATTATCGAGGGTAATCGCTGCAGGACTAGCAGCGATTATGACAACATCTTCAGGGGCGATCAAACCAAAAACCCGAGATCGCAAACTAGTGTGAATCATTTCGCGATCGCTTTTAGTGAGGCGATCAATTTTATTAAGCGCCAAAATCGTTCGCTTGCCAATTTCCGTCAGTGCTTTCAGGACTTCAAATTCTGAGCGACGCAAATCATCATCTA includes:
- a CDS encoding YcjF family protein, whose amino-acid sequence is MSRKFPWLRSLIVLGCFGLVISFVVPLLDRIIQIYQLVAKSSPILGGFVVLLVMGVLAGLFFVTWRYINLFQSEPTPPRPIPDAPTDKIEAAQDSLEALERQVEQIQDEVMRRSLADQTEQLKQNFIRQELRVVVFGVGSAGKTSLVNSLLGLSLQDIANKGEVGATMGTTQLGKVYAPVQFPNLEVPIQFTDCPGILEASLLGSDHERSARKIATEADLIVFVVDDDLRRSEFEVLKALTEIGKRTILALNKIDRLTKSDREMIHTSLRSRVFGLIAPEDVVIIAASPAAITLDNGEVVTPKPKIQPLLARILDILSYEGDELVADNVLLRSQRLTEETREVLAQQQQAEAEKVVEKFQWLVVGAVFATPLPVVDLLATAAINAQMVVEIGRVYGCEINIERGKELANSLTRTLVSLGIVKGVVQIVTTAISLTVVGLVLKATIQSVTAAYLTRIAGKSFIEYFSRDRDWGDGGIAEVVQRQFQLNRRDEFLKVFLQDAVNRVMVLVKQQM